Proteins encoded together in one Caldicellulosiruptor saccharolyticus DSM 8903 window:
- a CDS encoding LacI family DNA-binding transcriptional regulator has product MVTIKDIAREAGVSPSTVSRVLSGKAKISPETTKRVMEAIERLGYIPNASAKSLVMKKAYSIGLFMPRRLEQTLTSTFFDQVVSGICSYINNTEYEIVLTIVPPEKEKENLERLIKSRKVDGFILLTSRINDYAIKYLRSIKFPFVLIGSPDRDKDYVNWVDNDNKRAGFDATEYLIKLGHTQIGFLGGMENLVLTQDRLSGYKSALNKYKLPIESQYIMFTEFDEQSSYEKAKEMLMLKNRPTAIVCIDEVVAYAAIKACKELELKVGYDVSVIGFNESIFSKLSSPRLTTVNTNIFYLGYYAAEMLIKELEEPYKTYKRLIVEHSIVDGETCRAI; this is encoded by the coding sequence ATGGTAACCATAAAGGATATAGCGAGAGAAGCAGGTGTGTCACCTTCAACAGTGTCACGGGTACTTTCAGGTAAGGCAAAGATCTCACCTGAGACAACAAAAAGAGTAATGGAAGCAATAGAGCGGCTTGGATACATTCCAAATGCGAGTGCCAAAAGCCTGGTGATGAAAAAGGCATATTCTATAGGACTTTTCATGCCACGAAGACTTGAACAAACACTTACAAGCACCTTTTTTGACCAAGTTGTATCTGGAATTTGTAGTTATATTAACAATACAGAATATGAGATTGTACTGACTATTGTGCCGCCAGAAAAGGAAAAAGAAAACTTAGAGAGGCTCATAAAAAGCAGAAAAGTAGACGGCTTTATCCTGCTGACTTCTCGTATAAATGACTATGCTATTAAATATCTTCGATCTATAAAATTTCCTTTTGTCTTAATAGGCTCACCTGATAGGGACAAGGACTATGTAAACTGGGTTGACAATGACAACAAAAGAGCAGGGTTTGACGCGACAGAGTATTTAATAAAGCTTGGACACACTCAAATAGGTTTTTTGGGTGGTATGGAAAATCTTGTTTTGACTCAAGATAGGCTCTCTGGTTACAAAAGCGCTTTGAACAAATATAAACTTCCGATTGAGAGCCAGTATATAATGTTTACCGAGTTTGACGAGCAAAGTTCATATGAAAAGGCAAAGGAAATGCTGATGCTAAAAAACAGACCAACTGCCATTGTTTGTATTGACGAGGTTGTTGCCTATGCCGCAATAAAGGCATGCAAAGAACTTGAATTGAAAGTAGGCTATGACGTGTCTGTAATTGGGTTTAATGAGTCCATCTTTTCTAAACTGTCTTCACCAAGGCTTACCACAGTTAATACAAACATATTTTATTTGGGCTATTATGCAGCTGAGATGCTGATAAAAGAATTGGAAGAACCTTACAAAACTTACAAGAGGCTCATTGTCGAGCACTCTATTGTAGATGGGGAGACATGTAGGGCTATATAG
- a CDS encoding alpha/beta hydrolase, translated as MQKHVEIKNKIGQVLRGYLHVPNEYEGKIPAVAIFHGFTGNKMEPHFIFVKLSRLLENHGIASVRFDFAGSGESDGEFYDMTVTREIDDARCILDYLFSLDFVDKQKVSIVGLSLGGAISSYLAGEYREKLHKVVLWAPAGNMKEIVKNVVESNPQIKEKGYIDLGGLLLSEDFYYDLQKYDFFEAIRKYPNKVLILHGTNDTAVSVEVGRKYKEILGDRATLVEIEDADHTFNKYEWERVVLDKTVEFLKD; from the coding sequence ATGCAAAAGCATGTTGAGATCAAGAATAAGATTGGGCAGGTATTACGCGGGTATTTACATGTACCAAATGAATATGAAGGAAAGATTCCTGCAGTTGCAATCTTTCACGGCTTTACAGGTAACAAAATGGAACCACATTTCATATTTGTAAAGTTATCGCGGCTACTTGAAAACCATGGCATTGCAAGTGTTAGGTTTGACTTTGCAGGGTCTGGTGAGTCAGATGGTGAATTTTATGACATGACTGTAACACGGGAAATTGACGATGCAAGATGTATACTTGACTACCTGTTTTCGCTTGACTTTGTTGATAAACAAAAAGTGTCAATTGTAGGACTCTCTCTTGGTGGAGCAATTTCCTCATATCTTGCTGGTGAGTATAGGGAAAAGCTTCACAAGGTTGTGTTGTGGGCACCTGCAGGAAATATGAAGGAAATTGTAAAGAATGTAGTTGAAAGTAATCCTCAAATAAAGGAGAAAGGATATATCGATTTAGGGGGTCTTCTTTTATCTGAGGATTTTTATTATGATTTACAAAAGTACGACTTTTTTGAAGCAATAAGGAAATATCCAAATAAAGTTTTAATTTTACATGGTACAAACGATACAGCAGTTTCGGTTGAAGTAGGAAGAAAGTACAAAGAGATTTTAGGTGATAGGGCAACACTTGTTGAAATAGAAGATGCAGATCACACGTTTAACAAATACGAATGGGAGAGGGTTGTTTTAGACAAGACAGTTGAATTTTTAAAGGACTAA
- the rpmB gene encoding 50S ribosomal protein L28: protein MAMCEICNKKVSFGNKVSHSNKKSRRTWKPNVKKIRVIINGQRKRIYVCTSCIKAGKVVRA, encoded by the coding sequence ATGGCAATGTGTGAAATTTGTAATAAAAAGGTGTCATTTGGAAACAAGGTAAGCCATTCAAACAAAAAGTCAAGAAGAACGTGGAAACCAAATGTAAAGAAAATTAGAGTAATTATAAACGGTCAAAGGAAAAGAATTTATGTTTGCACAAGTTGTATTAAGGCAGGCAAGGTTGTCCGTGCTTAA
- a CDS encoding bis-aminopropyl spermidine synthase family protein has product MDELKGAVEFVKNKTKVNVTQRDFEKILAALNSTNHFWEVVFLSQKPFAVVRETINYLISIDFVKSDDSGNLELTKKGKEFVEKNNIPVVKNYTCQCCEGRGIVFDEIKDAYEKFKEIVKTRPDAIVEYDQGYVTEETAFSRIALMIKKGDLVGKRLIVFGDDDLVSIAASLTKLPKEVIVLEIDKRLVDFINHAAKEHNLSLKAIEYDFRNKLPDELVKSFDTFTIDPPETIEALDLCFTRTTSSLKGAGCAGYFGLTNIEASLSKWHEFQKLLLNKFNAVITDIIENFNHYVNWNYLLPSLDSKLNFVNVQPKLNWYTSSMYRIELVKDIEIVNEYINCELYIDNEAILYKE; this is encoded by the coding sequence GTGGATGAACTAAAGGGTGCAGTTGAATTTGTAAAGAACAAAACAAAGGTGAATGTAACTCAAAGAGATTTCGAAAAGATTCTGGCAGCACTGAACTCTACAAATCATTTTTGGGAAGTGGTATTTCTTTCACAAAAGCCATTTGCTGTTGTGAGGGAAACAATTAATTATCTCATTTCAATAGATTTCGTAAAATCAGATGATAGCGGCAATTTAGAACTCACAAAAAAAGGAAAAGAATTTGTTGAAAAGAACAATATTCCTGTGGTAAAGAACTACACATGTCAATGCTGCGAAGGACGTGGCATCGTATTTGACGAAATAAAAGATGCTTATGAGAAGTTCAAAGAAATAGTAAAGACAAGACCTGATGCTATAGTTGAATATGACCAAGGTTATGTTACTGAAGAAACAGCATTCTCAAGAATTGCTCTTATGATTAAAAAAGGAGACCTTGTTGGAAAGAGACTTATTGTATTTGGCGATGATGATTTGGTATCAATCGCAGCATCTTTGACAAAACTTCCAAAAGAGGTTATAGTATTAGAAATCGATAAAAGGCTTGTAGATTTTATAAATCATGCTGCAAAAGAACACAACCTGTCTTTAAAAGCAATTGAATATGATTTTAGAAACAAGCTCCCTGATGAGCTTGTAAAGAGCTTTGACACATTCACAATTGATCCACCAGAGACAATAGAAGCTTTGGATTTGTGCTTTACAAGGACGACATCAAGCTTAAAAGGAGCAGGCTGTGCAGGATATTTTGGTCTTACAAACATTGAGGCATCACTTTCAAAATGGCACGAATTTCAGAAACTTCTTTTAAATAAATTCAATGCAGTTATTACAGACATTATTGAGAATTTCAATCACTACGTAAACTGGAATTATCTACTTCCTTCATTAGACAGTAAGCTAAATTTTGTAAATGTTCAACCGAAACTCAATTGGTACACATCCAGCATGTACAGAATTGAGCTTGTAAAGGACATTGAAATTGTAAACGAGTATATCAACTGTGAACTTTATATAGACAATGAGGCAATCTTGTACAAGGAATAA
- the truD gene encoding tRNA pseudouridine(13) synthase TruD yields MKIKVFPEDFIVKEEINIEIKPSGKYKIYLLKKKHWNTVDALRFISRENKIPFEKIGCAGRKDRHALTYQYISVPREYDINFNKENVKLEFLGYSDDFVSPMTLKGNYFEVVIRKIKNKDERIFQRLDEIKKFGFPNYFDDQRFGSAENEQEFIGEKIAKKHYNGALKLYFTTIHPEDKREEKERKKKIFELWGDFEKILPLCKTKVEKDIIKTLMKGKSRHYLIEAVNLIPKEEMSMFFSAYQSYIWNRTLSTVLPYYTDLLRPVKGKIMEYLIYRTLSEKALDELKNLQIPTVSSKIPYVNNFVNNIILEILNERGLKPSDFDLKKIKKSFYKSFLRPAIVFPENLEVSNFEEDDFYSRYFKLKLKFHLPAGSFATMLIKSLTILY; encoded by the coding sequence TTGAAGATTAAAGTGTTTCCTGAAGATTTTATAGTCAAAGAGGAGATTAACATTGAAATAAAACCAAGCGGAAAATACAAGATTTATCTTTTGAAAAAGAAGCATTGGAACACAGTTGATGCTTTAAGGTTTATATCAAGAGAGAACAAGATTCCGTTTGAGAAGATAGGCTGTGCAGGGAGAAAGGATAGACATGCTCTTACTTATCAATATATTTCTGTTCCCAGAGAATATGACATAAATTTCAATAAGGAAAATGTTAAACTTGAGTTTCTCGGATATTCGGATGATTTTGTTTCACCTATGACACTCAAAGGCAATTACTTTGAAGTAGTAATAAGAAAGATAAAAAACAAAGACGAAAGAATTTTTCAAAGACTTGATGAGATAAAAAAATTCGGTTTTCCAAACTATTTTGATGACCAGCGTTTTGGAAGTGCTGAGAATGAACAGGAGTTTATCGGTGAGAAAATAGCAAAAAAACATTACAACGGTGCACTTAAGCTCTATTTTACTACCATTCATCCTGAAGATAAAAGAGAAGAAAAGGAAAGAAAGAAAAAGATATTTGAGCTTTGGGGGGACTTCGAAAAGATACTTCCTCTTTGCAAAACAAAGGTTGAAAAAGATATAATAAAAACTTTAATGAAAGGAAAAAGCAGACATTATTTAATCGAAGCTGTAAACCTTATTCCAAAAGAAGAGATGTCAATGTTCTTTTCAGCTTACCAGAGCTATATTTGGAACAGGACTTTGAGCACAGTTTTACCATATTATACTGATTTGCTAAGACCTGTTAAAGGGAAGATTATGGAATATCTTATTTATAGAACACTTTCGGAAAAAGCTTTGGATGAATTGAAAAATCTTCAAATTCCGACTGTATCATCAAAAATACCTTATGTAAACAATTTTGTTAACAATATAATATTGGAGATTTTAAATGAACGAGGGCTTAAACCTTCAGACTTTGACCTCAAAAAGATAAAAAAATCTTTTTACAAGTCATTTTTAAGACCTGCAATAGTCTTTCCAGAAAATCTTGAGGTTTCAAACTTTGAAGAAGATGACTTTTATAGTAGATATTTTAAATTGAAATTAAAATTTCATCTTCCAGCCGGCTCATTTGCCACAATGCTGATAAAGAGTTTAACCATATTATATTAA
- a CDS encoding GNAT family N-acetyltransferase, producing the protein MIIREMKVEDWQEMINLWQTTEGIGLGSSDTIEGLERFLNRNKVMSFVCEIDGKIVATIMCGHDGRRGFIYHLAVAKNFRLQGIGKSLVEMRCKS; encoded by the coding sequence ATGATAATACGTGAAATGAAAGTGGAAGATTGGCAGGAGATGATAAACTTGTGGCAAACAACAGAAGGAATAGGCCTTGGCAGTAGTGATACTATAGAAGGATTGGAAAGATTCCTAAATAGGAATAAAGTTATGAGCTTTGTATGTGAGATTGACGGTAAAATAGTAGCCACCATTATGTGTGGACATGATGGGCGACGTGGCTTTATATATCATTTGGCAGTTGCTAAGAATTTTAGATTGCAGGGCATAGGAAAAAGCCTGGTGGAAATGCGCTGCAAGAGCTAA
- a CDS encoding papain-like cysteine protease family protein: MVKKLLKKGRYKRIVISAIVFLTLLLLNLSDAFAENTVTYVELPVKKVRQAYSNWCWAAGCESILYYCKNYLGFGREATQWDIVKYIYGSYVNQGATLSDIQRALSYYGVGSSRMYPISGNTITYGQICEQIVSLRSPIGINVVVGAGHFAVLCGIWQYFDNGSLKNFVLVMDPAVGYIRTIPDSELRDNDFDWELIEAIKVYRP; the protein is encoded by the coding sequence ATGGTCAAAAAATTACTAAAAAAGGGAAGGTACAAAAGAATCGTGATTAGTGCTATTGTGTTTCTTACATTACTCTTACTGAACCTTAGTGATGCATTTGCAGAAAATACAGTTACGTATGTTGAACTTCCAGTTAAAAAGGTAAGGCAGGCATATTCAAATTGGTGCTGGGCAGCAGGGTGTGAGTCGATATTGTACTATTGCAAAAACTATTTAGGTTTTGGGAGAGAGGCAACACAGTGGGATATAGTGAAGTATATTTATGGAAGTTACGTAAATCAAGGCGCAACGCTCTCTGATATACAAAGAGCGCTCAGCTATTATGGTGTTGGTTCTTCGCGTATGTATCCTATAAGCGGTAATACAATAACCTACGGTCAAATATGTGAGCAGATAGTCAGTTTAAGAAGTCCAATAGGAATAAATGTTGTTGTTGGTGCTGGTCATTTTGCAGTATTGTGTGGAATATGGCAATATTTTGATAATGGTAGTTTAAAAAATTTTGTATTGGTAATGGATCCAGCAGTTGGTTATATAAGAACTATACCTGATTCAGAATTGAGAGATAATGATTTTGATTGGGAATTAATAGAGGCCATAAAAGTTTATAGGCCTTGA
- the mntA gene encoding type VII toxin-antitoxin system MntA family adenylyltransferase antitoxin, translated as MIRRNKIDIDHAKKAIGDLETFFSAFGDKIVASYLFGSFAMGTNTPLSDIDIAVLFDKDLSKKIMEELENEILDGLMKMFKTDEIDLVILNHAPLSVRYGVLKTAKMVYCSNIEKTVDFQTEVFSKYLDIKPYREEFYKEFLNSL; from the coding sequence GTGATAAGGAGAAATAAAATTGACATTGATCATGCTAAAAAAGCTATTGGAGATTTGGAGACATTTTTCAGCGCTTTTGGTGACAAGATTGTTGCCTCATATCTTTTTGGCTCATTTGCAATGGGCACAAATACTCCGCTTTCTGACATAGACATAGCAGTTTTATTCGACAAGGACCTTTCCAAAAAGATAATGGAAGAACTCGAAAATGAAATTCTTGATGGGCTTATGAAAATGTTTAAAACTGATGAAATTGATCTTGTTATTCTTAATCACGCGCCTTTGTCTGTGAGATACGGTGTATTAAAAACTGCAAAGATGGTGTACTGCAGCAATATTGAAAAAACGGTTGACTTTCAAACAGAGGTCTTTTCAAAGTATCTTGATATAAAGCCTTATAGGGAAGAATTTTATAAGGAATTTTTGAACTCTTTATAA
- a CDS encoding RNA-guided endonuclease InsQ/TnpB family protein, translated as MTKTEIAQTLQQTKERRKSQIPVVYQLKINLNSVSKETKNKLFRLFLEAKWLYNYIVADIENRLNSNADKLKEVEIKVGENFERRKIENLSSQMKQAIRERIEQNLYSLHVQKENGYRTGKLHFKHYVNSIPLKQFGNTFKFVNQQKTRVKIQGIKKPLRVLGGHQISENSEIAKAELVRKPSGIYLFVTCYIDRDKYTKVWEQRKNRKGVIKPRVWQTFDVGAGIDFKPAGLVLSNTFKLEWQIKETKRLKKLQKQFARQKKGSKRWYKTKEKIAKEYERLTNIKYDVINKVCSFLYRYRKICFQEDSIKGWKDGLFSRSVHHSAVGAIKRRLSDSLRVSTAVVKRNIPTTKTCSNCGSRREVLLSDRIFKCSVCGLSIDRDLNAAINMLKEVGLGRSEVKPVK; from the coding sequence ATGACAAAGACAGAAATTGCGCAAACTTTGCAACAGACTAAAGAAAGAAGAAAAAGCCAGATACCTGTGGTATATCAACTGAAAATCAATCTTAACTCTGTTTCAAAAGAGACAAAAAACAAACTCTTTAGGTTGTTTTTAGAAGCGAAATGGTTGTATAACTACATAGTTGCCGATATTGAAAACAGACTTAATAGCAATGCAGATAAGCTAAAAGAAGTTGAAATAAAGGTTGGGGAGAACTTTGAGAGAAGAAAAATTGAAAATCTCAGTTCACAGATGAAGCAGGCAATAAGAGAAAGAATAGAGCAGAATTTGTACTCACTCCATGTACAAAAAGAAAACGGATATAGAACAGGCAAACTGCACTTCAAACACTACGTTAATTCAATTCCACTCAAACAATTTGGAAACACTTTTAAGTTTGTTAACCAGCAAAAGACCAGAGTTAAAATCCAGGGGATTAAAAAACCTTTGAGGGTTTTGGGGGGACATCAGATTTCAGAGAATAGCGAAATAGCAAAAGCAGAACTTGTAAGAAAACCAAGTGGTATTTATCTTTTTGTAACCTGCTACATAGATAGGGACAAATACACAAAAGTGTGGGAACAGAGAAAGAACAGAAAAGGTGTAATAAAACCAAGGGTATGGCAGACGTTTGATGTTGGCGCTGGAATTGATTTTAAACCTGCCGGGCTGGTACTATCAAACACTTTCAAACTTGAATGGCAGATAAAAGAGACCAAACGGCTAAAGAAGTTGCAAAAGCAGTTTGCACGGCAGAAAAAAGGTTCTAAAAGATGGTACAAGACAAAAGAAAAGATTGCAAAAGAGTACGAAAGGTTAACAAATATCAAGTACGATGTGATAAACAAAGTTTGCTCATTTTTATACAGGTACAGGAAAATATGTTTTCAGGAGGACAGTATAAAGGGCTGGAAAGACGGACTTTTTTCCAGGTCTGTACACCACAGCGCAGTAGGAGCAATTAAAAGAAGACTGAGCGACAGTCTTCGGGTTTCTACTGCGGTGGTCAAAAGAAACATACCAACGACGAAGACATGTAGCAATTGCGGCAGTCGACGGGAAGTTTTGCTATCTGACAGAATTTTTAAATGTTCGGTGTGTGGACTGTCAATTGATAGGGATTTAAACGCGGCGATAAACATGTTGAAGGAAGTAGGGCTGGGCCGGTCCGAAGTTAAGCCCGTGAAGTAG
- the hepT gene encoding type VII toxin-antitoxin system HepT family RNase toxin → MEQTKGKNIKTPETYADIFLALSQLDIVNDEFSTRLSQMAKFRNKLVHLYWEIDDSLVYRFIKENMKDFGEYICCIKKYLQNN, encoded by the coding sequence ATAGAACAAACAAAAGGCAAAAACATAAAAACACCTGAAACATATGCAGATATATTTTTGGCATTGTCTCAATTAGATATTGTTAATGACGAATTTAGCACAAGACTTTCTCAAATGGCAAAGTTTAGAAACAAACTGGTACATCTTTATTGGGAAATTGACGATAGTTTGGTTTATAGGTTTATTAAAGAAAATATGAAAGATTTTGGAGAATATATTTGTTGTATAAAAAAGTATCTCCAAAATAATTGA
- a CDS encoding YifB family Mg chelatase-like AAA ATPase translates to MLAKILTSSYMGIKGFVVTVETDMTNGLPNFDIVGLPDVTIKESKERIKVAIKNSGFDFPNRRIIVNLAPASTKKEGSSFDLPIAISILKSSEQIIPKLNPNKIAIIGELSLDGSVKRVNGALLMTIAAFENNVKKIIVPYENRAECAVVKGIDVYPVRTLKEAIEVLNGCEEIKPYKIDVDNLNANHFTYEIDFSEVKGQEYVKRAVEVAVAGMHNLLLIGPPGAGKTMIAQRIPTILPPMTFEESLEVTKIYSCAGLLKEGEALILRRPFRSPHHTASSIAIIGGGKIPKPGEVSLAHNGVLFLDEFPEFDKKTIEVLRQPLEDGYITISRVNASIEYPAKFMLVCSMNPCKCGYFLSEDRECTCTPTQIRQYLSKISGPILDRIDVQVEVKAVKLENLNYFSCKDSSSMRKAIEKARQIQLERFKGLGIYYNSQMKGNLINKFCKLSQKEKALLEKAYNSLNLSLRGYSKILKVARTIADLEESEEIKIEHLHEAISYRLLERRLI, encoded by the coding sequence GTGCTTGCGAAAATTTTGACATCTTCGTATATGGGGATAAAAGGCTTTGTTGTTACTGTTGAGACTGACATGACAAATGGGCTTCCTAATTTTGATATTGTTGGTCTTCCAGATGTTACTATAAAAGAGTCAAAAGAAAGAATAAAAGTTGCTATAAAAAACAGTGGTTTTGACTTTCCAAACAGGAGAATAATTGTAAATCTTGCCCCTGCCAGCACTAAAAAAGAAGGCTCATCATTTGACTTGCCAATTGCTATTTCAATTCTAAAATCATCTGAGCAGATTATTCCAAAGCTAAATCCGAACAAAATTGCTATTATTGGTGAACTTTCCTTAGATGGCAGTGTGAAGAGGGTAAATGGTGCGCTTTTGATGACAATTGCTGCATTTGAGAATAATGTGAAAAAGATAATTGTGCCATATGAAAATAGAGCTGAGTGTGCAGTTGTAAAAGGAATAGATGTTTATCCTGTTAGAACATTGAAAGAAGCAATAGAAGTTTTAAATGGATGTGAAGAAATTAAGCCGTATAAAATTGATGTAGATAATCTAAATGCAAATCATTTTACATATGAGATTGACTTTAGTGAGGTAAAAGGACAGGAGTATGTAAAAAGAGCAGTTGAAGTTGCTGTTGCTGGTATGCACAATTTACTTTTAATTGGCCCGCCAGGGGCTGGCAAAACAATGATTGCACAAAGAATACCCACAATTTTGCCCCCTATGACCTTTGAAGAAAGTTTAGAAGTTACAAAGATTTACAGCTGTGCAGGGCTTTTGAAAGAAGGCGAAGCACTCATACTAAGAAGACCTTTTAGAAGCCCACATCACACCGCTTCCTCAATTGCTATAATCGGTGGAGGTAAGATTCCAAAACCAGGTGAGGTTTCTCTTGCACACAATGGAGTATTGTTTTTAGATGAATTTCCAGAGTTTGATAAAAAGACAATTGAGGTTCTTCGCCAACCTCTTGAAGATGGGTACATAACAATTTCAAGGGTAAATGCATCAATTGAGTATCCTGCCAAATTTATGCTTGTATGTAGCATGAATCCATGTAAATGTGGCTATTTTCTCTCGGAAGATCGGGAGTGCACATGCACGCCTACTCAAATCAGGCAATACCTTAGCAAAATCTCCGGACCTATTTTAGACAGAATTGATGTCCAGGTTGAAGTGAAGGCTGTAAAGCTTGAAAATTTAAATTATTTTTCCTGTAAAGACTCAAGTAGTATGAGAAAAGCAATTGAAAAAGCACGGCAAATTCAGCTTGAAAGGTTCAAAGGACTTGGGATTTACTATAATTCCCAGATGAAAGGGAACCTTATAAACAAGTTTTGCAAACTTTCTCAAAAAGAAAAAGCCTTGCTTGAGAAAGCTTATAACAGTTTGAATTTGTCTTTACGAGGGTATTCCAAGATTTTAAAGGTTGCAAGGACAATTGCAGACTTAGAAGAAAGTGAAGAGATTAAAATAGAACATCTTCACGAGGCAATATCGTACAGACTTTTAGAAAGAAGGCTTATTTAG
- a CDS encoding metal ABC transporter permease has translation MFQYEFMQRALIAGILVSIMTSLIGNFLVLKRFSQIGDSLSHTAIVGVAAALLLNFSPTVGAVLATVVFSLLLEYFKARFKRFEEISLALVSITALGIAAVLFGVLKSSANLMSYLFGSIVTIGNEDVLVTLAIAIVTVVFLTGFKNQLLYTTFDEMSAKVSGINTRLLDFILNILSATIIAVSLKIVGGLLISSLIVFPTAIAMRFSKNFKMLQITSLLISLISIISGLSLSYYVDVPPGGATVLIFVVIFLLYEAIFKVLKKPKTNSK, from the coding sequence ATGTTTCAGTATGAATTTATGCAAAGAGCTTTAATCGCCGGCATTTTAGTTTCTATTATGACATCATTAATTGGGAACTTTTTGGTACTAAAGAGGTTTTCACAGATTGGAGATTCTCTTTCTCACACAGCAATTGTTGGTGTTGCCGCAGCACTTCTTTTAAATTTTAGCCCAACAGTGGGTGCTGTTTTGGCAACAGTTGTATTTTCATTGCTTTTGGAATATTTCAAAGCAAGATTTAAAAGATTTGAAGAAATTTCTCTTGCGCTTGTTTCAATCACTGCACTTGGCATTGCTGCTGTTTTGTTTGGAGTCTTGAAAAGTAGTGCAAATCTTATGAGCTATCTTTTTGGAAGTATTGTAACAATTGGTAATGAGGATGTTCTGGTAACATTAGCAATAGCAATTGTAACGGTAGTATTCTTAACTGGATTTAAAAATCAGCTTTTGTACACAACATTTGACGAAATGAGTGCAAAGGTGTCGGGAATAAACACAAGGCTTTTAGATTTTATTTTGAATATACTTTCTGCTACAATAATTGCAGTTTCACTCAAGATTGTAGGTGGACTTTTGATATCAAGCTTGATTGTCTTCCCTACTGCAATAGCCATGAGGTTTTCAAAAAACTTCAAAATGCTTCAGATAACCTCTTTGTTGATATCTTTGATTTCTATAATATCGGGCTTGAGCTTATCATACTATGTAGATGTCCCACCTGGTGGTGCAACAGTTTTAATTTTTGTTGTAATTTTCTTACTCTACGAGGCTATCTTTAAGGTCTTAAAAAAACCTAAAACGAACTCTAAATAA
- a CDS encoding metal ABC transporter ATP-binding protein codes for MIELIDVNLFIEQKQILKDINLKIQKGEFAAIVGPNGSGKTTLLNIIAGILKPTSGKVLIFGKSELSAEDRRKISYVPQKVTSFNQSFPMSVLEAVLLGLSPKKRFFDRFSEQDLKKAVEILKRLQIENLKDRLIGHLSGGQQQRVFLARALISSPEILILDEPTVGIDSKSEELLFDILGQKKKEGTTILMVTHDVYAVTHHADTIICMGDGTIYTACSSTDFSPSKFESVYKYRVKKIEHKHSYIPKKELT; via the coding sequence ATGATAGAACTTATAGATGTAAACCTTTTTATAGAGCAAAAACAAATACTGAAAGACATTAATCTTAAAATTCAAAAAGGCGAGTTTGCAGCTATAGTTGGACCTAACGGTTCTGGAAAAACTACCCTTTTAAATATAATAGCAGGTATACTAAAGCCAACAAGTGGTAAGGTCTTGATATTTGGTAAAAGTGAACTTTCAGCTGAAGATAGAAGAAAGATTTCGTATGTTCCTCAAAAAGTAACAAGCTTTAATCAAAGCTTTCCTATGAGTGTTTTGGAAGCAGTGCTTTTAGGGCTTTCTCCTAAAAAGAGATTTTTTGATCGCTTTTCAGAGCAGGATTTAAAAAAGGCTGTGGAGATTTTGAAAAGACTCCAGATAGAAAATCTAAAAGATAGGCTGATAGGCCATCTTTCGGGCGGGCAGCAACAAAGAGTGTTTTTGGCACGTGCTTTAATTTCAAGCCCAGAAATCTTGATCTTAGACGAGCCAACAGTTGGAATAGATAGCAAATCTGAAGAACTTTTATTTGATATTTTAGGACAAAAAAAGAAAGAAGGCACAACAATCTTGATGGTAACGCACGATGTTTATGCTGTTACACACCATGCAGACACAATAATTTGTATGGGCGATGGTACGATTTACACAGCTTGTAGTAGCACTGACTTTTCGCCTTCTAAGTTTGAAAGTGTGTACAAATACAGGGTAAAGAAGATTGAGCATAAACACTCTTATATACCTAAGAAAGAGTTAACTTAG